The Danio rerio strain Tuebingen ecotype United States chromosome 19, GRCz12tu, whole genome shotgun sequence genome includes the window taaaaaatattgatatttagtATGACTTGTAGAAAACAAGCGTGcattttttgaatgtttttctcCATTGATCCCTTGAACAGTTCCCTTGGAAACATTTAATCGCACTAGAGAACAAATGACTGACTCAGCAGGCAAAAGAACAACGTGTTGAATTCTTAGCTTATTGTCCTTCTTCACTTCAACAAACCCCCGCCGAGTTCAAAGCAGGAGGAATCCTGTGGAGTGTGGGATATCAGATCAATGTTCCCCACCTCTCCATGCAAAAACACAGAGCTAGATTAATCTCCAGAAAGCCTGTTAAGAACTCAAAGCCAATAACACTGATCTGAAGAAGCTGTATAATGCTGTGCTTTTTGTCTTTTGGAACTTGTGTTGACAATCGAAAGGCCCACACAAAagctaaataaaagaaaaaagtttttatttttgaaagacaaagatttaacaaaaaaataataaatatttccccCTCAATACTTATACATCATATTTTAGCAAACATTATTTTATGCAATTTCTTTATTTCTCACAaaattttactttcatttttgagaATTATAAGAGTATGTCTTGTGGttctttatttttcataattttgttTAGAACTGCTATTTTATTTCTTGCTTTTGTGAGTTTTTAGGCTTTCTTGCCATTCTTTATTTCTCATGATTCTGAGTTTACATCCTGCACTCATAACAGTGAAACTTTTGATCGCAagtttaaatgtcagtattttgaAATGCAAAGTCTTAACTACAAAGTAAAACAGATAGTTGGTATTTTCAGATGTAACATTGGATTTTTTCCAAACTGGGAAAAAGACTTTAATGGATTGATAACATctagtttatttagttttctgtggttgttacagttttattttatcttttaaataagTCTAGTCTTCaagtctgcatttatttaatcaaaaggTAAAAATGTAATGCTGTGATAAAACTGGATACAATTACTGTATAATTAAAATAGCAATTTCTAATgtgatacatttaaatacatatatttttttctgtgataCAAATCTTCAAATTTTCAGCAGCTTCTGCATACTTCAGTATTCATTGTCACACAACCCttaagaaatcattctaataggtGGATTTGATTTATGCTGATTTATTAATTACAATTTGTATTATTCTTATTAACATCTAAATCATATTtagcatttagaaaatatttttctttgcaTTGTGACAATtcaaggtatagttcacccaaaaattgtgattttttttactcGTCATTTACTCCTCCATAGCTCTAAAGttgtattttcaaaaacattttgaacGTTTGAATGTTTGTGAaaaccaacattttttttcaggATTTCTTTAGAATGAGTGTGATTTGAAATATGTTTACAAAGTGACAGTAAGGGGTCTATTTTGACGAtacatgcgcaaagtgcaaatcgcagggtgcaaacgcattaaaggcgtgtcagaatccacttttgccattttaaggacggaaaaatctgctttgcgccgtggctcATGGGCGAAAGGAGTTGAGTATTCTCCTAATgaattataggtgtgttttgagaataaaccaatcagagtcttatctcccattccctttaagccATTTGCTTTACATGGCGGacaggaaaaactgaacacttcactagagagaaaacagttagaGCATCTACaacacgagaatgagagatgagcctcctcattgtttactttcgctttcactcttgtgtatagggaaacgtgttgtatgcacagacatccagtagcctatacataattaatttcatttttaagcgcaaagatttgtttcaaaactatttctaaattcagttctaatttccagcaaacaaataaatgaacaatattaacgaagtgtgttcaaaaagttatatccaaatacccatgctgtgccccatatggtctaaatcctgacaggtgggcaaatctaagcttgtttttaataaaacaaatataaatatgcaaataataaatattactactaataataataatattaaacaaaagcaaattgttatgaataaactaaaaaagcccccgagatgaagaaggcataaaagtatgtttttttatattcatgtacgctagaaaataatatttttaaaattattttaattatttaattctttttcagttgtaaatatatttgcatattgctgtacatcctgtgtgtattaagcagtgtgtaagtgaggggtacaactaacacgctctgggctggacaatagaccagcttCGATCTGATCTATTGAAACGTCTATTAGAGTCGCCTAAAATAGCAACGagccagcaatgcacctcaacacgcctccttttttagactagaacgcctatgggcgcacatatgagcgcaaatgcatttgctatttaaacagtgtggcgcaaaacgtcaaaactactcttgcgccgagctggaactagcaaacaacatttgcatcgtgccttgcgccacattgcgtcagctgtatgatagggccctatgtgttAACAAATGTTACTTTagcaacaaaaacattttcaacatAATAGGCCTATTTATTATGGAGCGAATCAGAATGATTTTCAGAACAAACAATAATGCCAATGATTTGCTGAGAAATCAGCTTTACTATCACAGGaacgtttttatttacacagaTGTTTAAATAGATGCTGATatgtaaattgtaataatatatttaacatgCTTATGCAATAAGATTTAGCATCAAAATTAGTCAATTACTGAAAATGATTATTcttttaaatatacttaaatattgCTGAGGCTCCCTACCTTCCATTCCTAAACAATGAATCAGTGTAACATCGATTCCTTTGCAGAAAACTTTTTGAACCAGCATTTCTAAGTGTGTATTGGCACAGGCAAATTGAGACCTTGAGCTACTAAAAGATTAACAAAACAGAGATATCTTGATTTTCGCATCTTTTGATGAGCTTTAATCGCTATTAATGAAGCCAATCAATCATTGCAAGGATAGCGAGATGTAAGTGATCCTGgtatcggtgtgtgtgtgtgtgtgtgtgtgtgtgtgtgtgtgtgtgtgtgtggagtagaGAGGGAGAGGTGTGAGTCCAGAGCTCCTCCCTGCTGATTGTGGAGAGCAGCGCTCATTCAGGCGCATTGTTTGAGAGGAGCGGTTCAAACGCCCCACACAGAGAACCTCCTTTTCTCATGGAAATAAAGTGTCTGCTTCTCATTCACACATGAGTTTCTGTAATGCAAAGAAGTCGAGCGCGCAGGAAGAAAACACATCACTGAGTGAAGTTAAGAGGGAGGAGCACGCGGGACCGGAGTCTTGGAGAGACACTTTGGATCTCCGGACGCGCACGCCAGCCTAATGAGGGCATTTATTCAGTGAAGTTGATGCTTTATTGCTGATATTTCACCATGTTTGCCCGTGGACGTTGTGCGGTTGTGTTGGGGCTGCTGTGTGCCGCCGCGGTCTCCGCTGGCGCATTGGTGTGTCCGACTGGTTGTGAATGTTCGGAAGCAGCCCTGACGGTCAAATGCGTCTCCAAAGATCTGCGGGACATACCGAGCGGCATTCCGGGTTACACCAGAAACCTCTTCATCACCGGCAACCACATCAGTCAGATCGGACCCGAGTCTTTCCAGGGGCTGGAGAATGTGACGAATTTGTCTCTGTCTAACAACAGGTAGCGTATCTGAAATCTTAAGATGTAAATCATGTGGAATCAATATAGCATTTCTTTAAAACTGTGAGCTTTctgttattttaatgaataaaatcaaGTTATTAATTTAAGTGTGTCTTCGGTATTAAATATCCCAGATAGCCTTTTTTAACTTGGTGTTTGTTTCAAATGAGTTAAATTATATACACTTAGCGGCACAATTTATGACTATGTAAGACTTATATGAAAAAAAAGTGGAGTAGGAATCTATTAATCGAGGATGTGACTACATAATTAAGGACCAGATGTGAAACTGCTATCCGTAATATTGAGTCAATGCATCTTTGTCAGTGAAGATTCCTAACTCAGATATTATTCAATTTAGAAAGTTTCTGTAAAAAAGGTTAGGCAAAGTAAAATCATTCTGTAAATATACagtttttcaaaatgttatataacCTTACATCATAAGATGCCCCCTCATTTTTCGTGGTAGTTCTGAACCTGCAACATgactttaaaaactgttttactgGAAAGTAGAAATGTTACTTGcgcaaaaattaaaaatatatatattataatattgtagCAAAGAATTCTTACAGAACTGTTCACTGAAAGACTCTGATTAACAAAACATGGTTCTTCTATATCATTGTGAAAACCCCATTTTGGAACCTTTTTTTCTTAAAGTGTACAAGGAAAGGTTCTTTATTGGCATGTATGGTTCCACCAAGAACCTAGAACATCATGGAAACTTTCCATTGCACAAAATATTCTTTATTAAAATTCTCTTTTAGGAACTGTTGACTACATAGTTCGTTGGAGGACCAAAATAGTTTTTCTGCACTGCTATAAAACACACTATTCTAAAACATTTGTAGTatcatgtaaaataattttttctcTCCTTCAAGGATCTCTGAGGTGAAGTCTCACACATTTTCCAGCTTGCGGAGCCTCAGATCGCTGGACCTCAGCAACAACCAGCTGGCTGTCATCCATCCTGAGGCATTCACTGTCCAGAGCCGTATGCTGAGGGAGCTCAACCTCAGCCGGGCTCTCTACAACCACTCATCTGTCATGGATTTAGCCACTTCTCTTCGCTGGAGCAGCTTGAGTGACCTGCTGGTGCTGGACCTGTCCAGTAATGGCCTTGTCTTCTTGCCCTCTGGCATTTTTTGCCATCTTGTCGGCCTGCGGCGCCTTCAGCTTGGCAACAACTCTATAGTGTCTATACATAACGGCACATTCACAGGACTGGATCACCTCCAGGAGCTCGATCTCACCCACAATGCCCTCAGGACCTTGCGTGAGGAGGCTCTAAAAGAGTTGGAGCAATTGCATTCGGCAAGGCTTCATTTGGCGGACAATCCGTTCACCTGCACATGTGACATTGAACCATTTGCCGCCTGGCTCAATGGCTCTCGAGGGCAAGTAGTGGACATCGAGGGCTTGACTTGTGCGTTTCCTGTCGCCTTGCACAACACATCGCTCTTGACGGTGGGCGACCTGGAGTTGGGTTGCCATAAAGCAGGAGACAGCGACAACCTTGCGCTACAGACCTCTTACGTGTTCCTGGGTCTGGTGCTGGGATTTGTTGGTCTCATGTTTCTATTTGTCCTTTACCTGAACCGCAAAGACATTAAGAAGCGGATTTACGACATGCGGGATGCATGCCGGGAAGTCTGGGAAGGGTACCACTACCGATACGAGATTGACTCAGATCCTAGATTGTCGCAAGTGTCTTCAACAGCCGATGTGTGATCAGACACAAGCTCTTCCTAAACCAAGCTCCTTATATAAACTTTTTTCTAGCACTTTACTTGAAAGGGTGTTCAGAAGACTGTCATGAAAACTTTACAATCATGACACAACACATGCCTAGAATGTAAATGAGACTTTATGGATggttatgacaactgtcattaagcgTCATTCGCtcagtcattttaaatgcaacgaTGACACTGTTTAAGGTGTCTTTATCACAACTTGACATTAACAAATATATCAAGTCTGTGTTGTGACGACATTACCAAGATAACAGACCTTGTCATAAACctatcataaacatgattgttatGAAGCCAttgtttcatatattttattacaccatcattaatattttttttatgttagctACTGTGAAACTAGTTGAATTTgtcataaaaatgttattaaatgctATTAAATATTAAGGACGCTGTTATGAAAATATTTGACAGAGTATTGGCACTTTTACTAATTTCAATGActaaaggttgatttatactactGTGGCTAACACCAATGCTCtgcgattggtcggcttggtagctgtgaccaaTGAGGTTGGGGCCAAGAGCTGCACGAACCCGtaggagcgagtgtttacaagtgttgagtgcTGTGAATAAGCTCTACTGGTTTTGGTTTTTCTTATGATTAAAGTAGACGCCTGTCCATGAGTTTCCAcctcagaatgagcgagttttagctacttgtacaccctcaaaaataaaggtacataagctgtcactagggtggtactttttcaaaaggtacacatttgtacacaaagggtccatattggtacctcaaaagtatatattagaaCCTAAACATTTTAGGAGGAGCACTTTTGTGCTTTctaagtactaatatgtaccattgacatattaatatggaccttttaaggtacaaattggtagcttttgaaaaggtaccatcctagtgacagctcacatacctttgTTTATTGAAAgtgtacattaaggtagtgttcaggaaaaataaaacaccctcaaataaacacaacacagaggaacaaaaaaacctactgccagctagcatttcggaagtgttattgcaaagcAACTCAAACagcacgcatatatatatatatatacattaaatatatatataataatacacgGCTATGTGTAAGTGAGGTGCCATGGGTCACACCaatcactcaatgcagaagtataaaccagccttaattTAACTTGTTccactaaaaaaaatataaaatatatattcctGACGCATCATTAATGGCCTCATGAcattcatgtttatgacaggtttatgacaagttAGTAATGTCAAGTTATGACTTGGTAATATCAAGTTGTCATGGCAAAGACAGGTTAAGAGGTATAAGTTTATGTCAAATTGTGATAACAAAGGCATCTTTGCCTTTGACACCCAATGACACCCAGTGACAGTCATAACCATGCATAAAACCTCCATATATTCTTATAAAGCTGTcttgacagtcttatgaacaccccgtTCAAGTATAGTGTCACCAACTTGTTTTCTGTTGCATTTTTACTTGGGGTGGGAAAAGAACACCCGTTTGTTCTAAACATGTAGAGATATTTAAATAGCCCCATTTCTTATGAAAAGCATGTCATGTTGCAGTGTTTAACAAGCACACCTCCCCCTCGAGTCCGCACAGAATTGGCCCCAAGATGCATTTGCTTCTCAATCATCATGGGATGTTTGAGGATTAGCCCAATAAAAGGGCAGAAGCCATAAAATAACTCtgaccaccaccaccaccaccacaccCCCCACCAATCTCCATTGTCCTGTACTGGAATATTGCCCACCTCTCTGGTGCTTAAGTGCCTTGTTTATTGGATTTAAGAGGCCAACCGGCTTCAAAAAGGGACGactcatatatataaatataaacatacatgtgTACTGTGCTGTTTGTGAAGTTTTAAGGAGCGTTTTATTGCATGCTTTTGCAACCCTGTTTTTATGGAAGTGTATGCAATTCTAGCGTCGGACCCTGAGCAACAGAATTAGCAGCCTTCTATGGTCCTTTCTGTCCCTCTATCCACAGGGAGTCTGCAAAGAATGTGCCGGATTTTCTCTCCAAAAGCATTCCAGCAGGAGGATAACCTCCTCTAAGCTCCAGAAGGAGGATCTTTTGAAGAAAGAGACCCCGTTTGCAGAAATCTctggctgcattttttttttttcgttcaaAAGAGacgttttgctttgtttttattccACTCATTTTTATTGTCAGAATGATGAGAACCAGCCCTTGCGAGGGCCGCTGAGTGAGACCCCTCCTCCATGAAGTCTGCTCGCTCTTTGAAGACTCAGCCTGGCTCAGTTCCTCATATGTTCCCCAGCTTTTTCTGTTTAAGGGACTTTACGGTGATAAGATACAGATGAAGCTGGGGCCGTTGTGTGCTGAAGGGTCCCTTGCTCTGTTTTTTGAGTACTGCTTCCAAATGTGAAAGACTGAAAAGAAATATCCTTGATGTCGTGTGCCAATGTGCTGGACTTTACTTGTGTTTGGATGACACAcatttatgcagcatatgtttgtCAAAAGACTAGGCTCGTCGTCATTTGAGTGAATCTCACAAAGTGGAGAATTTTCTAGTATAAATCATTTTTACCTtctaatcaaattaaaaaaataattcatttattgcgtttaaaaaaagttttttctcTGCATTGTGACAATTCAAgtaattgttcacccaaaaattgtgATTGTTTACTCATCATTTGCTCCTTCTCCATAGCTCTAAAGTTGTATTTTTCAAaagcattttgaagaatgttggtaaccaaGTAGATAGACTgcaaaagctgatttatacttctgagtcAAGCGCACGCATAGGGCTCTGATGCAGCCTGCGTGTGGTCGCATAGCCCTTAACGTGGCTTTCGCCGACGCTGAtgagcacctctcaaaaaatgtaactacacatagtgcaagctctgtgattggtcagcttggtagtggTGACGAGAGTATGGGCAGTGATAAGAGCCACAAGCCtgatggagtgagtgtttacaagtgtggagtcctgtaaaGGAGCTTCAGGTGGaatctttgttttgtgtttaccttatgtaAGTTGTtacacgtctgccggttcctgcctctgaatgagcgagtttgagccacttgtaatgttcaggaaaaacaaaacaccagcgatgAACTTGACACAGAatataaacacctactgccagctagcgtttcagaagtatTATTGCAGAGCTGTAGGTAACGCCCTTCAtatgacacagaagtataaaccagccttaacccAGCTattactttgtctgaaaagtaacttaataaatttaattacatgACTCAATACTAAAGATCTACATAAATATCAATGTGTACAGAATTTaaactcattcatttttcttcggcttagtctctattttagcggtcgtcactgcggaatgaactgacaactattacagcatatgtttttgggAAATACCAACTCACTATTGCGAAACACCAACGTAATCatacagcaattcgtaactttttgatttagtggcttattcgtatgaattcgtacgatctaattcgtacaatttgctcatcacccaatgagtTGAGGTTAGGGgaggggttaggtgccacgccctcttttttaaaatcttaaattttcatacaactgaactcgCACAAATTAGCCAtgtaaactgacaaaacgtaaaatacttatgtttcctcgtgagatcaggctggaaacacccatatacacacacacacacacacactacaaacaatttagcttacccaatttacctatagcacatgtctccGGAAAAactaaagcacccagaggaaacccacgccaacacaagggggaacatgcaaactccacacagagtgcCAACTTGCCTAGCTTGCCAACTTATCTAGCTggtactcaaaccagcaaccttcttgctgtgaggcaacaaccactgagccaccatgctgccccgaATTGAAACTCTTAATTCTTTACATTTGAGTCTTTTTTTTAAGGAGCTTTTAGTTAAACACAAAAGGCTTCAAATTGATATCATATTTAAATCAAATCGTGTTGTTTTCTAAGCATGTGCTGTTGTCAGACAAATAAAACCATGTGTCAATAACAGAAAAATATGTTTACTTTTTCTCTGCTTCTCTAAATCTGTATATCCCTTACATTGTCAGCAATTCAtttctcattttttttaattctgaaaaATTTGCTTTGTTTTCTTGATAAATTATAAACGTTCTTTAgttgaaaaataatattaatctgcAAAATATCTTATATATTACACTTAGCAATGCTGTAACCATTGAGTTCTATGGCATTTATTTTCCCTACAAGGAAGTCAACTATTTGGTtactgacattcttcaaaatctcttcttttgtgttcatcataaTAAAGAAACGGAGCAACAATAGGATGAGTACATAGtaagtaaatgtatttttggGTGCACCTAATAAATCCAGACAAA containing:
- the tpbg1b gene encoding trophoblast glycoprotein a precursor, which translates into the protein MFARGRCAVVLGLLCAAAVSAGALVCPTGCECSEAALTVKCVSKDLRDIPSGIPGYTRNLFITGNHISQIGPESFQGLENVTNLSLSNNRISEVKSHTFSSLRSLRSLDLSNNQLAVIHPEAFTVQSRMLRELNLSRALYNHSSVMDLATSLRWSSLSDLLVLDLSSNGLVFLPSGIFCHLVGLRRLQLGNNSIVSIHNGTFTGLDHLQELDLTHNALRTLREEALKELEQLHSARLHLADNPFTCTCDIEPFAAWLNGSRGQVVDIEGLTCAFPVALHNTSLLTVGDLELGCHKAGDSDNLALQTSYVFLGLVLGFVGLMFLFVLYLNRKDIKKRIYDMRDACREVWEGYHYRYEIDSDPRLSQVSSTADV